The Sedimentibacter sp. zth1 DNA segment AGGGGTGGTTTGGCTGAGCATACATTAAACGTAATGTATTTGTCTACGATCTTAGCTAAAAGATACGAATGTAACAATAGAGAGATTACAATACTCGGAGCTAAGCTTCATGACATAGGTAAAATTGAAGAACTCTTTGTTGATGGTCCTTTTTCTTATACTTTGCGTGGAGAAATTGAAGGACACATAGTCATTGGAGTTTCTATGCTTGAGGAAGCTTTTAAAGCTGAACCAGAATTGTATAATGAAGATTTCAAAGAAAGAATGAAAGGTTGTATCATCCAACATCATGGAAAAATGGAATATGGCTCACCAAGACAATTAAATATGGAAGAAGCCTACATTGTACATTATGCCGATTATATAGATGCAACTATGAACAAGATTTCACAAATAAAAAAAGATGTTGCTCCTGGAACTTGGTCTGAATATGATAGAAGGATAGGTACAAAACTCTATCTTTAATGTATGAATTCAGTCAAAATGCTGTTTTCATAAAAGGTAAAAGCGAGCCGAATAATTTATCGGCTCGCCTATTTAAAATTATACTCATTTACCCAAGCTTTTTGAATGCTACTGTTAGCATAAGCTTGATTCTATTAAGTTGATTTACTTGGCTTGCTCCTGGGTCATAATCTACCGCTAATATGTTTGAATTTGGAAACTCTTGTCTCAATGTCCTTATCATCCCCCTACCAGTGACGTGGTTAGGTAAACATGCAAATGGCTGCATACAAATAATATTTTCAACTCCACTTTCTAATAGTTCTACCATCTCAGCTGTCAAAAACCATCCTTCTCCAGCGTGATTTCCTAGTGAGAGAATTTTCTCTGCACCTGCTGCAAGCTGCTGAATAGTTTTTGGATTTTCAAATCTCCTACTTTTTTCTAGAGCATCTCTCGCATATTTTCTAAATGATTCTACATATTTAATTGCTAAATTACCTGCTAACGCTTTGAATTTACTTTTGCCTAGATATTTACTCTTAAAGTTTGAATTAAATACACTATATAAAAAGAAGTCTATAAGATCAGGCATTACAGCTTCTCCGCCCTCTTTTTCAATAATTTTTACAATCTGATTATTAGAATAAGGATTGAATTTAACAAATATTTCACCGATCAATCCTATTTTGGGCTTTCTACTATGTTTTAAAGGTAAATTATCAAAGTCTTTCACAATACCACTTATGATTTCTTTAGATTTAAATAACTTTCCAGTAGTTATATCTTCAATACAAGCCTGCTTCCATTTAGCATGTAATTCTTCTGCAGAACCTTTCACTATCTCATAAGGTCGAGTTCTATAAATTAATCTCATAAAAAGATCACCATATAATATTGACATAATCATTTTGTTTAGCATAGGAAGGGTAATTTTAAAGCCTGGATTTTTTTCTAATCCTACAGCATTTAGTGATATTACTGGAATATGCCCCATACCAGCATCCTGCAACGCTTTCCTGATAATTGCTATATAGTTTGTAGCTCTACATACACCACCGGTTTGAGAAATAATTACTGAGGTATTATTGGGATCATAGTCTCCATATTTCAAAGCAGTGATAATCTGTCCTACTACTATTATTGATGGGTAACAGGTATCATTATTAACATATTTTAAACCTTCTTCTATAACTCTATCATCTACTTTAGGAAGCACCTTGAAATTATATCCACAACTTTTAATTGCTTCCTCAAGTAATTCAAAATGGATAGGAGACAACTGAGGAGAGAGAATAGTATGCTTTTTCTTCATCTCATTCGTAAACAAAACTCTTTTCCAATGTTCATTCATAGGTTTAGGTTTAATGTGATTTTTTTCTCGTTCTTCAATAGCTGCTTTTAGTGATCGAAGCCTTATTCTAGCAGCACCCAGATTATTCACTTCATCAATTTTTATTAGTGTATATAATTTATTGTTGTTTTCTAAAATTTCGGCAACCATGTCTGTTGCAATTGCATCTAAACCACATCCAAATGAGTTTAGCTGAACTACCTCAAGATAATCAAGCTTACTTACAAAAGAGGCTGCTGCATAGGCCCTTGAATGATAAGTCCACTGGTCAACTACTCTTAATGGACTTTGAATATTTCCTAGATGAGCAACTGAATCTTCTGTGAGAACAGCCATGCCTAAATTATTAATAAGTTCAGGAATGCCATGATTTATTTCAGGATCGATATGATATGGTCTTCCACAGAGGACAATTCCTTTTTTGTTACTTCTTCTTAAATATTGAAGAGTTTCTTCTCCTTTTTTCCTTATATCTTCTTTAAACCTCTCATTTTCGTTCCATGCTAAGGAAAGGGCTTTGTCTATTTCATTTTTTCTAAAACCATGTTCCTTAAAAGTATCGTAAAGGACTTTTGCCAATGCATTTTTATTATCTAAAGTAACAAAAGGATTTATGAATTTAATGTTTTTCTCTTTTAAAACTTCCATATTGCTTCTTATTACTTCCGGGTATGATATTACTAATGCACAATTCAAACTATTATCACTGTGATTAAATTCTTTTTTTTCATAAAAAACACAAGGATAAAAAATCATATCTACTTTACTCTCAACAAGACTCATTATATGGCCGTGAACAAGTTTTGCTGGGTAGCAGGCTGATTCAGATGGTATAGTTTCCAGCCCTTTTTCATATATCTTCTTATTACTTCTTGGAGATATTTCGACTCTGTAACCAAGCTCCGTAAGGAAAGTGAACCACAGTGGATAATTTTGATATATATTCATTACTCTTGGAATACCTATAACTGCCTTAGATTTCTCTTTTGGTAATGGCAGATATTTGAACAATCTTTCATACTTATATGCGTACAGATTAGGAATATCCTTTACTTCTTCTAACTTTCCGCTTCCTCTCTCGCACCTATTACCACTTACAAAACTACTTCCATCATCAAACCTATTGATAGTAAGTAAGCAATTATTCACACATCCATTGCATCTTTTATGATGAACTTCACTTTGAAATTTATCTAACTTTTCTCTAGTTAAAAGACCGCTTTTTTCACCCTCCACAGACCTCTCTTTTGCAATTAAAGCACACCCATAAGCTCCCATCAAACCTGCAATGTTAGGTCTTACTACTTCTCTTCCAGATATGAGTTCAAAACTTCTCAGTACCGCATCATTAAGAAAAGTGCCTCCTTGAACAATAATTTTTTTACCCATCTTTTCTGGATTCTTAATTTTTATAACTTTTTGCAGAGCGTTATTTATAAGAGAATATGATAGTCCAGCAGATATATCCCCAACTGTGGCTCCTTCTTTCTGCGCCTGCTTAACTCTTGAGTTCATAAACACAGTGCATCTAGAACCAAGATCAACAGGTTCCTTTGCAAGAAGAGCCTTTCTACTAAACTCGTCAATTGTTAAATTCAATGATTCAGCAAATGTCTCAACAAATGATCCACAACCAGAAGAACAAGCTTCATTGAGCATTATATTCTCTATTACTCCATTTTTAACCTTCAGGCATTTCATATCCTGACCACCGATATCTAATATAAACTCCACACCAGGCAAAAATCTTTCAGCAGCCTTATAATGAGCAATAGTTTCAATCTCCCCAATATCAATTTTTAAAGCAGTTTTTATTAATCCTTCTCCATAACCGGTTACTACAGACTTAACTATTTCTGCTTCCTTTGGAAGATTATTATACAAATCACTAATTATGTATACAACTCTTTTAAGAGGGTTTCCTTCATTACTACCATAATATGTATACAATATTTCATGATTTTCTCCTATAAGAACAACTTTTGTGGTGGTTGAGCCCGCGTCGATGCCTAAAAAACACTTACCTTTATACTCTGACAGTTCAACTTTTCTTATTTTTTCCTTTGAATGTCTCTTTCTGAATTGGTTTAATTCTTCTTCATCAATAAACAATGGTCTTAATCTTTTTACTTCATTTTTATTACTCTTCCCTAGATTATCTAACCTATCGTATAGTTCTTTAAATGTTAAAGGGTTACTTTTTTCTGAAGAAATAGCTGCGCCTAATGCAACAAAGTAATGTGAATTTGAAGGAAATAGAACATTTTCATCTGTTAAATTCAAAGTTTCAATAAATCTCTTTCTTAATTCTGAAAGAAAGTATAGTGGGCCACCAAGAAATGCAACTTTACCTTTAATTGGCCGTCCACATGCAAGACCACTGATTGTTTGAGTCACTATACTTTGAAATACTGATGCTGCAATATCTTCCTTAGCAGCACCTTCGTTTAAAAGGGGTTGAATATCACTTTTAGCAAAAACTCCACATCTTGCTGCTATAGGGTAAATATTTCTATGGTTCTTTGCTAATTCATTTAAGCCACTTGGATCTGTTTTAAGCAAAGATGCCATCTGATCTATAAATGCTCCAGTGCCTCCTGCACAAGATCCATTCATTCTCTGTTCTACTCCATTTTTAAAATATGTAATTTTGGCATCTTCTCCACCTAGTTCTATGGCTACATCTGCACTATTAATAAACTTTTCAACTGCTAAACTACAGGCAATTACTTCTTGAATAAATGGTACATCTAGCCATTCAGAAACTGCTAAACCGCTAGATCCAGTTACCTTAAATGTTATACATTCTTGATTAAATATATTATAAACTTCCTCAATGAGTTCTTTTACACTATTTTTAATATCAGAAAAATGTCTCTTATATTTACTGTAAAGTGTCTTTTCATTTTTATCTAGCACTACAATTTTTATTGTTGTTGATCCAACATCAAAACCTACATGCAACATATCCTTCATATCTCTACCTCTTTCTAACTAATTTGATATAGTTTAAGCACCGATAGATATTCTTACCATTTTTTTGAATCTTATTACTAAATGTTGAAATAAAAAAAAGCGTTAGCATATGCATTTTGCAATCTGATAGCACCTATCTATATTATTAGCTTACTTATTAGTAAAAGATATTTTCCTAAATGCAGCCAAAATGCCTGCTAAAGTTGCTCCAAATATATTAAACATTAAATCTAAATTAGTATCTACTTGACCGTGTTGGTTTTTAGTTTTAAATATAATATCTAAAATAAATTCTAAATTTTCAAGAAAAACTCCAACAGTAATTCCAATAGATGTTATAAGAATAAAAATAAATATCTTAGATCGTGAAAAGAAACTAGCAGTTGAATCCATGATTGAATAACAGAAAAGCGAAAGTGAAAAAGTTCCAAATACATGTAAAGCTTTATCAAACCAATTTGTAGTTATGTAAAGGTTAAGGTATTGCCCAAATGAGTTATGTAATATTGCTGTTATAATAACTAATGCCTTAATATAATTTTTTACCTTAAATTTCTTTTTATTTTCAAAATAAATAAAAAGTAAATAACTAAGATATATTGGTATTAAATTATAAATAAAATGATGTTCCTTTTTCAGTATAAAGCCGATTGCAGTTAGAAACATAATTATTGAGAAGTAAATAGTCAAAAGTTTTGAAATGTTGTTTTTTTTCATGAAAAATACCTTTCATATTTTATTTTCTTTATTTTCTTTGAATATTGAAACAATAATAACAAAAAAGTTAATGATATGAAGTGAAATTTAAATCATCATTGTTATCACAAAAATATTAACAAAAAATTGTTTATATATATTATTCCCAAAATTTAATTTTAAATTATGAATAATTGATCAAATTAATAACATTATTAGTCAAGTTTATTGCCTCTGGAGTGTTCTTAAAATAAGTTTTAATAAAAATATTAAAAATAGGAAAATATATGGGTTGAAGATAAAACATGAAAGGATGAAACCTATGTATAAACCTGGATACTTAAAATTACTTGAAAGCGGTGAATTAGAGGAAAGAGTTAATCTTCTATATTTAAAGGAACGGTTCTTTTTGTTTGACGGGTAAACAAAAGGAATAAATAAAGAGAAAATATTTCAGAAAGAAGTACATAAAAATAAAGTAATAGAAATAATCAAATATACAAAAGAAGATAAGCAAGATAATATTGAAAATATAGTAAATAATACAATTGAAAATTTTGCAAATGAAAACCAAATTACAGATCAAGTTCAATTTTACAGATAAAAAAAGAAGAATTAGCAGCGAGACTTTTAGAAAAGTATTGTTTTAAATTGGATGGGAGATTAAGAGAACATTATTGGATTAATAAAAATAAATATGACCAGCTTATTTATTCTATTCTTAGAAATGAATGGATTAAGTAATGAGTATTTAAATTATTCAAAACATTCCTACATTATGAACTATAGAGTAAATTAAAAGGAGGACAAATGTATGAATAATATTGTTAATAGTGAATCCTTTGAAAAAGTTGAAGCGATCAATAAAGGTTGGTTAAATGATAAGAAATATTACGTAGAAACCTCAGAATATAAGAAACTACTTCTGCGAGTAGCGGAAAGAGTGTATATTCCCTTCTTTCATGGTGTATTGGTGAAGATGCTGAAGTTGTCCTACCGCGTCTTTCAGAAACCGAGCAATATGTGCTTGGAATAAAGTCTGGTGAAATGCTTAGAAAAATTCATTCTATCCCTGCATCCAAAGAACAGGAAGAATTTAACCGTATTGTATGGAGTGCAACGGTCAGTCCTCATTTTGCAACAGGGCAAATCAATGGTTATTTTGACGGTAGACCCCCTATTGAGTTTTTCAAGCTGTTAGCATTTTACATTTCGGGTAATACACTTTCGTCAATTTATTGGGCAATACAGTTTGGTGAAAAAGAAATTTCAACAATGAAAAATCAAGCAAAGAATGTACTGTCATGGTTTGACAATATGAACAATCCTGTGCCAACTTGGTATTTGCAGGAATTTTATATTCAGTACATAGACAATGTCCCGTATAAACTGAAAGCTGTTAGCAATGATCGAAGCCAACGGCAACAATCCATACGACAGTTTATAGTAGAATGGAATATAGCCAGAATGTAAAATATGAAATGTTTTACACAGCCTAACTCTGTATTTTTATCATACCACAAACAACAATTTTCTTATTTTACGTCGCAACAGTAAAAT contains these protein-coding regions:
- a CDS encoding HD domain-containing protein — protein: MKNLYSKDIKKDEKRNISLMLMKKVFRENEKTIAYLGDKTGEVKSEIIDENDELLVGDVLELVGILDRIFVVESYKKILEYDVEDYLSCIERPIEEIMDEINLITNREIISKECKALNDYFFNDSDFLNKFKKGIAGVRQHHNYRGGLAEHTLNVMYLSTILAKRYECNNREITILGAKLHDIGKIEELFVDGPFSYTLRGEIEGHIVIGVSMLEEAFKAEPELYNEDFKERMKGCIIQHHGKMEYGSPRQLNMEEAYIVHYADYIDATMNKISQIKKDVAPGTWSEYDRRIGTKLYL
- a CDS encoding 2-hydroxyacyl-CoA dehydratase yields the protein MKDMLHVGFDVGSTTIKIVVLDKNEKTLYSKYKRHFSDIKNSVKELIEEVYNIFNQECITFKVTGSSGLAVSEWLDVPFIQEVIACSLAVEKFINSADVAIELGGEDAKITYFKNGVEQRMNGSCAGGTGAFIDQMASLLKTDPSGLNELAKNHRNIYPIAARCGVFAKSDIQPLLNEGAAKEDIAASVFQSIVTQTISGLACGRPIKGKVAFLGGPLYFLSELRKRFIETLNLTDENVLFPSNSHYFVALGAAISSEKSNPLTFKELYDRLDNLGKSNKNEVKRLRPLFIDEEELNQFRKRHSKEKIRKVELSEYKGKCFLGIDAGSTTTKVVLIGENHEILYTYYGSNEGNPLKRVVYIISDLYNNLPKEAEIVKSVVTGYGEGLIKTALKIDIGEIETIAHYKAAERFLPGVEFILDIGGQDMKCLKVKNGVIENIMLNEACSSGCGSFVETFAESLNLTIDEFSRKALLAKEPVDLGSRCTVFMNSRVKQAQKEGATVGDISAGLSYSLINNALQKVIKIKNPEKMGKKIIVQGGTFLNDAVLRSFELISGREVVRPNIAGLMGAYGCALIAKERSVEGEKSGLLTREKLDKFQSEVHHKRCNGCVNNCLLTINRFDDGSSFVSGNRCERGSGKLEEVKDIPNLYAYKYERLFKYLPLPKEKSKAVIGIPRVMNIYQNYPLWFTFLTELGYRVEISPRSNKKIYEKGLETIPSESACYPAKLVHGHIMSLVESKVDMIFYPCVFYEKKEFNHSDNSLNCALVISYPEVIRSNMEVLKEKNIKFINPFVTLDNKNALAKVLYDTFKEHGFRKNEIDKALSLAWNENERFKEDIRKKGEETLQYLRRSNKKGIVLCGRPYHIDPEINHGIPELINNLGMAVLTEDSVAHLGNIQSPLRVVDQWTYHSRAYAAASFVSKLDYLEVVQLNSFGCGLDAIATDMVAEILENNNKLYTLIKIDEVNNLGAARIRLRSLKAAIEEREKNHIKPKPMNEHWKRVLFTNEMKKKHTILSPQLSPIHFELLEEAIKSCGYNFKVLPKVDDRVIEEGLKYVNNDTCYPSIIVVGQIITALKYGDYDPNNTSVIISQTGGVCRATNYIAIIRKALQDAGMGHIPVISLNAVGLEKNPGFKITLPMLNKMIMSILYGDLFMRLIYRTRPYEIVKGSAEELHAKWKQACIEDITTGKLFKSKEIISGIVKDFDNLPLKHSRKPKIGLIGEIFVKFNPYSNNQIVKIIEKEGGEAVMPDLIDFFLYSVFNSNFKSKYLGKSKFKALAGNLAIKYVESFRKYARDALEKSRRFENPKTIQQLAAGAEKILSLGNHAGEGWFLTAEMVELLESGVENIICMQPFACLPNHVTGRGMIRTLRQEFPNSNILAVDYDPGASQVNQLNRIKLMLTVAFKKLG